aaaagtcgtcagcgaagcacttgttccgttagtgttcgaacgaaataagTTGTGAGCCGtgcgtaaaccgtttttcattcataaacagtgggtttggcgggtggatggaatcactcttGGCCTTTGTTAATGAGGATGGGATACACAACTATTATATTCCAATTTTTGTAAATAGTGCTGCAAATCCGAATAACTGCGAAACATTATCAAAACACCTAACCTAGCCTTGACTTAAACACCCCCAATTATAATACACATTAACATCGATTTATTTTGAgaaagtatatatatttttgttgttgGTTTCACAGGTACGTTAAAATTGTGGAATGTGATTTGAAAATTAGCGGTAGCCTGAGCCAACCTCTGCCAGAGACGGGTTCGGAGTCAGGTGTCAGATTGTGTAAACATTGCGTTAAAGAAACTTGAACACACTATAATGTTATCTTGAAATTGCATTTATGAAAAGTGTTTATAAATGAAGCGATAATTTCAGCTGTCATTTTTTTGTGTGGTTTAAAAGTGCGTGTGTGCAGCAATTGAGAAGGAAATTGCTATATGTAAAGACATGTAGCGAGGCTACATGTTAAgagcctggagccagattcatgaaaggatttacgcaagcacttacgaacatgtacatcttttctcaatctttggcggctttgtttacaattattaaacagttaatgagctccgaagcaccaggaggctgtttataacaataacaacagttgatttggcaagttttcatgcttgtaaactgtttaataaatgtaaacaaagccgtcaaagattgagggaaaatgtacacgttcgtaagtacttgcgtaagtgctttcgtgaatttggcccctggATGTTAAGGTAATCTTCCTCTTGATGGAGATATTTGCCTGTGTTAATACAGGTGTTTTGTGCAGGTGTTTCGACGTAGTAATTATATTCGCAAGTTATCGCTGGGTAATCGTAAGTCCCACTCCCCACGGTCTGAAACCATCAGGTATTTACGTCTTCACTTACGATATCTGTACATCTTAATCATGGCGGATTTGTGTACATTTATTATGCGGTTTAAGAGCTCgcaaacttcacaacccaaggttattgttGTGATTATTCGCAAGCTCGCAGTGCTGCGGAGATCGTAAACTGTAACCTCGTAATGCttcggagctcgtaaactgtaacctcgtagtgcttcggagctcgtaaATTGTAACCTGGTAGCTTGCCAGGTAAGCTAAGTGCTGCAcagtatgcagacgaggagtcacaataacgtggctgaaatatgttgaccaaaccacacactagaaggtgaagggacgacgacgtttcggtccgtcctggaccattctcaagtcgattgtgagtcgacttgagaatggtccaggacggaccgaaacgtcgtcgtcccttcaccttctagtgtgtagtctggtcaacatcagcACAGTATTTCCTCACAGGGTTTTCCTCTGATAAATGAATTATTTAATGATATAAATTCCATATAAATACATATGGAATGACACAGACACAGAGGAGCGACACATGACCCAAGTGGCTCATGATAAAACAGTAACACATGGCTcaggagacagagacacagagaaagcCGGCTTACCCGTCTACCAActctgttgttgtgatggttcatGAGCGTTATAGCCGGATTCGGCTGTCTCTTCTTCCCCTTTTTTCTCCTGTTCTTTTTCCTGGACCTCAGCCGCGCCGCCCTCGCCAGGTCGTTGGCGCTGCTGCTGCCCTTGGCGGGCCTGTCCCTGCCGCTGCCTCTCCTGCCGGTGTTGCTGGTCTGCAGGTTGGTCTGCGTCGGCAGGTACTGGGCGTAGGGCTGCACTTCTCGGCTGTGTCGGACGCTATTGGTCCACCCTTCATCTGGCGGTtcctgctgctgcacctgctgctgctgctgctcctcctcctgctgctgtttcgCTGCTGCTCGGCGGTGTCGACCCTGCAACTGATTGCAACTGCATTTTATTAAAGTGGATTGTTTAAAGTTTGAGTTTAGTTCACGTAGTATACAGTCTAAAtcaatcctgtgagtggacacactgccgtagggacagtattgggcagcgtcactcatcctgtgagtggacacaccgccgtagtgacagtattggccagcgtcactcatcctgtgagtgaacacaccgccgtaGGGACGGtattgtcgtagctcagtcgattaaggcagcctctgggatgctcccggacgcaggttcgaatcctcgtcacggcccttgtggatttgttcatagatAGATAGTTGCTGCACGTGAAATAGATCACACGTTCAATGGTAACCAGCTGGACGTACAATAGATATTTATCTGCACGTTCAATAAATCTTAGTTACACGTATAATAGATGACAGCTGCACGCACTAATGTATTTTGAGCTCcaccaaaaaaaaagaaaaaaaaaacaaaaaacaaaaaaccgaaggcGATAGATCGTGTGGAGGCGTGTGGTTAGTGGCTGATAGATTATGTGGCTCTCTGACCTTTTTTTACCCGCTGACAAGTTGGCCCCACAATTAAGACAAGTTGGTCCACCAGGTGCTGTCCGGCGCTTGGGGCTGCCTTAGGGGGTCCCACACGCTGCTTGACACGTTAATGGTGGGTTCATGTGccgaccccccccctcacccccccttctgtccaccaccactaccacaacctccCCCTCTGTCTACCACCCCCACCGCTGCTTCCTCTCCTGCCTCTACTGATATTGACAAAATATAAGAGTATGTGTTGCCTCTAGGAGCTGGTGACCACTGAATTGTCACGCTGGAATACATAGTGGAACTGAAGGAGTTGGTtagaccaggacatctgtcgtagaAGAGAGATTACAGATGTCGGGGCTACAGTAAGATGAGGGACTGTCTTCGTGAATCAGATGATGGACGTCTTTGTAGGTACATGTGTGTGCTGATGCGGAGGAGCCGTTCATACCTCACAAGAAGAAGGTGGACAAGAGACGTATAGTAATATTCACACTACAGGGgtaccctgtctgtctgtctgtctgtctgtctgtctgtctgtctgtctgtctgtctgtctgtctgtctgtctgtctgtctgtctgtctctccctctcccttgatTCATGCTGGAGAACACCAATCAGGTGAGAGACCTTGGCTCATGGCGCGGGAAAACCACTTACATCTgatcacctgatcaaccaggctgtgactcatacgtcaggctgcgagcagccgcgtccaaccgcctggttgatcagtccagcaaccaggaggcctggtcgacgaccgggccgcggggatgctaagccccggaaacacctcaaggtaacctcaaggtaacccaggTCACTTGCATATTTGAGCTAATAATAGGCAAAGTATGATGACTagaatttttgttttaatttttgggATATGCATGCACAGTGTTTTATATTATAACAAGAAAACAAAAATTGAAAAGGAAAGCAAACTAATCCCGGGTCCAATTGATATGGTATTCCAAAAATTTTCATGGTAACTTTATTCGCGTCGtgtcggttatcttgagatgatttcgaggcttttagtgtccccgcggcccggtcctcgaccaggcctccacccccaggaagcagccccgtgacagctgactaacacccaagtacctattttactgctaggtaacaggggcatagggtgaaagaaactctgcccattgtttctcgcagttGATGTTTGTTTCTCTTGTGCCAATTAAATTCCCAACCCGACTATGTTGGGCATGTACCCCACAAGAATCACGGTGAAAAGTTGGCTGAGGCTTCCAACCTTCCTACAAACATACCGACattctaattatatatatatatatatatatatatatatatatatatatatatatatatatatatatatatatatatatatatatatatatatatatgtttgtgtgtgtgtgtgtgttctcaccagagataatgccacaACTGTGTTCAGATCAGAGATAATGCCTCACCTGTTTTCTCATGAGAGAAAAAGCCTGACCTGTTTTCTCAGGAGAAAGTCCCGggggacttatatatatatatatatatatatatatatatatatatatatatatatatatatatatatatatatatatttgtgagaagttccaaccacttgggctggttgGTACAGTGAGGGTTTTTCTTCTTgtaggtcggtgttcgatcccctatggtccaagtgtttgggcactattccttcccttcgtcctatcccagctccttgtcctcatatcccagctgcttgtcctcatatctcagctccttgtcctcatatcccagctccttatcctcatatctcggctccttgtcctcatatcccagctccttgtcctcatatatcagctccttgtcctcatatcccttccaaatgAAAAAAGTTTTCTCCTGACTTTTGCTAAAAAATAAGACGAGATACACGTGCCTGTTTGACCTTTatatgtacacacgcacacagaggTTGCTGTGTAGCACAGTGGCCTACATCGTCAACTAACAACCAAGGATCACGAGGTTGATCCCCCACGGCACGACAGAAGCGTTTGTATACAATGTTTCCTTCCATctgatgcctgtgttcacctcgcAGTAAATATATAGGTTGCCCTGGGGGACTTAGATAGCTATTAGCATCCTTAGGGAAGGTCAGGAATAGGCCTAGTAGATATGATATATGAAATATGTTCACGTGTGATTATatatttacgggttattcatgcccgtgccacctcttgggtggctcaatcttcatcaatcatctgaTTACATATAAGCATCGTTTATACTGACCTTTAGTCTGTTGTTTTTGGTGTTTCTGGCGTCGATGAAGTCCCTGGCGAAAGAGGCGCCAAACCTGACGTTGTCGCCGCAGCCTCCCCACTTGAAGTAACCATTGGGGGGTTCCTGCGGGACCCTGCCGCAGCCGCAGAGGACCAGGGTGCCCTGGGAGCACGCCCTCGACACCGCCCACGTCACAGCAGCCGAGCTGAGGGCGTGCACTACTGCCTGCTCCCGCGTACCTTGCCAGGGGGGGAAAAAGATATACACAGCTCTTCGTTATCCTGGCTGACTGTATAACCACACTGTAACCCCGTGTAGCAGGGTCCTAGCATTCTGTTCCAGCCGCCTAGCTCCTAGCCACTACCCAATTGCAGCAAGATTCTATGGGTTGGTACCCCTGCCTTTTAGTGCCTAGCTAGTACGTACCTGTAGCAGGATTCCTGGGACTGCTACTTACCCCAACGCCTCTTGCCAGCACCTCCTGTAGCAGGGCCCCCTAGAGGCCACCACCGGGCTCCAAACTCCTGTAGCAGGCCCCCTAGAAGCCACCACCGGGCTCCAAACTCCTGTAGCAGGCCCCCTAGAAGCCACCACCGGGCCCCAAACTCCTGTAGCAGGCCCCCTAGAAGCCACCACCGGGCCCCAAACTCCTGTAGCAGGCCCCCTAGAAGCCACCACCGGGACCCATGCACCCTCCCGCAAGGAAGTACTCACCCATCGTAAGATCGGGCGAGAGATTGGGGGCGTTGAGGACAGAGGAACAGTTCCACCTCCTGGAGTGGAAGACCCTCTgacaggtggtgacggtggtggaggcGGCGTGGGTGACGTGGGGCATCACCTCCACTTGACCTCTACACGTGTGAGTTTGACCTCGCGTGAACCCGTAGACTCGCCGTGCGTTCTTGCAGCTCCGGGAGTGACCCCAACGCTCGTATCCGCCCCGATGGAGCGACCTGACGGCGCAAGTCTCACAcattacagtaataataataataaccagaGTATATAATCACCCTAACGTGTCAATGATAAAATTTgtgtttgtgtgaattgtgtgaaAGTGTTTGGTCCGGCTTCAGTgaaagcctcaggaaacccttgTATGTTCAGTAGGACTCCAGGCTGCAATCCTTGTGACCATGTCGTGCTCTGATTGTCTGGTGCGTGGGACActccataggttcgaatcctcatcactgctcctacggattgtctcaataataattaataattataacgaGCTCCACTACTCAGTCGCCGGCCACTGAACAACTACGTGAACATGCGGTTCTGTAACGTGTTCAGCAAGTGATGCTGTTCTCTCTCCCGGGTCGTTCATGAATAAGTGATGAacatgtgtgtgtgcattcagcCCATCCtctgaatagacagtacgttttaatactaaatataataagtacaatcctgactattggcatagtacataaatatacTTAATTGCCAGCATCACACCAAAATATTAGTtatattagagtttacctgaaaagctgtatagCAAACCACGACCTAATCTAACCTTGggggtgtaggaggacaagcatgtCGATAACATTTATTGCTTTTTAatcacaattagtacttaacctatagctatatatgatattacaattttataaaactaataaaacaaaactaaagtctttcaataaattataaagtaactcaggatattttcaaattttgtataaaatctcttattgtttaataaacctgaaaaagaaattctttatatttaaaacttgtgtatatagaattgaacacgaaaacttcaacctaaaaattttgagtgtattaaTAGTTAATGAGGAGTATATATGggaaggtaaatgtaacagcacaataagtgtaattatgtactatgcagacagtcaggaatgtactttttacatttagtattaaaacgtactgtctatatgGAGGATGGGTTGGTGCATTTTGGGCCTTGTATGGGGGTGTTATTTTGATTCGTAAAGAACTTCACTCACCTGTATGTGACCTCTGACCTTGTGAACCTTGACCCCGGCCACCTTGGTCCACGTGTGATggcaggctatcttgagatgatttcggggctttagtgtccctgcggcccggtcctcgaccaggcttccacccccaggaagcagcccgtgacagctgactaacacccaggtacctattttactgctaggtaacaggggcatagggtgaaagaaactctgcccattgtttctcgccggcgcccgggatcgaacccgggaccacaggatcacaagtccagtgtgctgtccgctcggccgaccgactcccaacATAATTACCTCATGTCATATAGTAATGTATATACCATATATGAAGAGTATGTATGTTTATGAATACAGACTACATATGTATATAGGTACTTGGTGACACAGGGACAGCTGCTCTCCGTCCACGTCAATGAGGCGATGACCTCGTTTCTtgcaaggtcggcgttcgatccccaatggtccaAGCGGTTTGGCATCgttcctttcccctcccccctgctCTCTTTCCCCGGCTCCTTGCCTGTCCTCGTCTTTCTCTCATATGATATATCGTCATATTGTTATGTGGAGaatggggacctgctgcatgggtaacagcttctccctctGCTCCCCCCCCCGCTTGTAGGTCGTAGAGAGACACGACCTCTTCTCCTCTCACTCGTAGGTCGTAGAGACACGACCTCTGCTCCTCCGACTCGTAGGTCGTAGAGAGACACGAGTTCTGCTCCTCCTACTCGTAGGTCGTAGAGACACGACCTCTGCTCCTCTCACTCGTAAGTCGTAGAGAGACACGACCTCTGCTCCTCCGACTCGTAGGTCGTAGAGACACAGGACCTCAGCTCCTCTCGTAAGTCGTAGAGAGACACGACCTTTAGCTCCTCTCACTCGTAAGTCGTAAAGAGACACGACCTCGGCTCCTCTAACTCGTAGGTCGTAGAGAGACAGGACCTCGGCTCCTCTCACTGGTAGGTCTTAGAGAGACACAGGACCTCAGCTCCTCTCGTAGGTCGTAGAGAAACACGACCTCTGCCCCTCTCCACATATCAGAGAGACCATATACTACCTGCTGGCGGCCCTGGCTGGCGGTCATGTCGTCGCCTCCCTCCCCCGGTGCCCGCGCCGCGCGCCACTGAGGTCTCCTGACGTCCCCGGAGCGTGCTGGCGGGTATCAGAGCGCGGGAAGATGAGGACAGCGTTGAGAACGACTGTCGCGTGGCTCTGATTGCTACAATTGACCGCCAGTTAGCGCTGTTATTCGTTAGCGATGACTGGcgcgttttttgtgtgtgttgcgCTCGTCTCCGGCGTAATTGTAGTGTACCTGCCGATATTTTTTTGGTGCGGAACGTTATACAATCAATATTGTTATGGTTTTGTAAATGGGCGCGATTTTTATTGGGTGTGcgtgcttttgtgtgtgtgtgtgtgtgtgtgtgtgtgtgtgtgtgtgtgtgtgtgtgtgtgtgtgtgtgtctgtgtgtgtgtgtgtgtgtgtgtgtgtgtgtgtgtgtgtgtgtgtgtgtgtgtgtgtgtgtgtgtgtgtgtgtgtgtgtgtgtgtctgtgtgtgtgtgtgtgtgtgtgtctgtgtgtgtgtgtgtgtgtgtgtgtgtgtgtgtgtgtgtgtgtgtgtgtgtctgtgtgtgtgtgtgtgtgtgtgtgtgtgtgtgtgtgtgtgtgtgtgcgtgcttttgtgtgtgtgtgtgtgtgtgtgtgtgtgtgtgtgtgtgtgtgtgtgtgtgtgtgtgtgtgtgtgtgtgtgtgtgtgtgcgtgcttttgtgtgtgtgtgtgtgtgtgtgtgtgtgtgtgtgtgtgtgtgtgtgtgtgtgtgtgtgtgcgcgtgtgtgtgtgtatttagaaACGAGCGTGTATGTTTTCAAGATTTTGTACACATTTGCCGCTCCATAAATAAATCCAACCTTCTAACCTCACCAGAAGTGTACGAAcccaacccacccacccaacctatcgagtccgatgcatagaacacGTAGATTCTCGTCAGCCGTTTTCCTAGTAGGCTGCATCTGTAACGTTGGTTACCAAACGTACCAAACGCAATTTATTCGTATAGATGACGGGTGACTATAGCACCTATAGACAGGCTAGAGACAGAGGGGGGAAAACCAGGCTTAAATAGACAGTCACAGGCTGAGTtacgcagacagacagacagtcggaTACTCACTTATAGACAGACAAACGCTTCACTCTCCTAGTAACAGAAGCTCAGACGGTAGTGGAATGAAGAAGATAGTGTAAAATGCAATTCAAGTCAGTATGCTTCAAGAGAATACATATCAATACAACACCGTTCTATACAATACCTTGCAATACAACACCCCCTTCTATACAATACAATACCCTGCAAATACAACACAATTCATGAACCAGAGAAGAAAAACAACATTATGACCTGTCTGAGCACATCAAGAAGTGACACAAAAAATGAGTaatgaaaattatatataatttcatcTCCAGTCTATAATTAAAGATAGCAAGTTTAGTTATCAAGTTGAGGGAAGAAAGGTATTATTACTGAGTGTGTACGTCAGCTGGCCCCAGTTGATAACgcaaaggagggaggggggaggtggagattGAAGGGCTGTAGCATTGGGAAGATGAAGTTGTTGAAGCCTGCtgggtgagtgagagagtgagtgagagggtgagtgagtgagtgggtgagtgagtgacagGTTTCGTTACGTGTAACAATTTGTAGGGTTTATATATCTTGGAACTCCAGTACAATATGCATGGCTGAActccttgttgtggtggtggcagagtggtggCAGGATTGATGAACTAGCAATAACTATAGACCGCGAAGAGTTCGAGCCCCAGAGTTCTTTCTGCGCGATAACAGCACCTGAAACCCTCGGACGGGAACAGAACAGGTAGCGTTATCTCGTGACTACAGCGGGATATATACTCGCGGGAAAACTGTTTACCTAGGTTTACCTAAAGTGTTTGTTGTGAATGGCTGTATCGATCATGTAGCGATCATGTTCTCAAGTTGGGGGATGGATACCTGgttgacacctggttgatggggttctgggagttcttccactccccaagcccggcccgaggccaggcttgacttgtgagagtttggtccaccaggctgttgcttggagcggcccgcaggcccacatatacctggttgatggggttctgggagttcttctactgcccaagcccggcccgaggccaggcttgacttgtgagagtttggtccaccaggctgttgcttggagcggcccgcaggcccacatatacctggttgatggggttctgggagttcttctactccccaagcccggcctggggccagacttgacttgtgagaggttggtccaccaggctgttgcttggagcggcccgcaggcccacatatccatggaggtggcttcctcaaCTTCTTTCAGCGTGTTCCGCTTGTTGACCTCCCGTACTGggaacgagtatttccttacatttcttaagCTCATTTGCTTCTCCAGCTTCCACTTATATCTTCCTCGTCCTACTTTGTCTCATTTTAAAGAGGCTGCCCTTGTCCACCTTCATCAGTATCCTGTATGTTACGATCATGTCTCTGTTTCTTCCGTCCTCCAGGGCTGTGAGGGGTTAGCTCACTTATTAACCAATCCTTATAGTTCATTCCTCTTGgctctggcactaatcttgttGCGAACCTTTGAACTTTTCCATTTTGGTTTTATGTTTCACAAGGTGCGGATTCCagaccggtgctgcatattccagcattGATCTAACAAACGCTGTGAAAATTGCCTTGAAAGAACCCTGGTTTAGGTTTCTAAACGACGTTCTAATGTTTGTAAATGGTATTGtgtttatgttgaccagaccacacactagaaggtgaagggacgacgacgtttcggtccgtcctggaccattctcacaatcgacttgaaaatggtccaggacggaccgaaacgtcgtcgtcgtcccttcaccttctagtgtgtggtctggtcaacatacttcagccacgttattgtgactcctcgcctgcaccgtGTTTATATGTTCCTCTGGAAATAATtttggaattatatccactctcAAATGCTTTTCCCATCAACAGCCGTACTGAAGGAGGCGACGCGACCTCGCTCTGGTATGTGatagccagagtgtgtgtgtgtgtgtgtgtgtgtgtgtgtgtgtgtgtgtgtgtgtgtgtgtgtgtgtgtgtgtgtgtgtgtgtgcccgttaATTAACAGACCCGTAAAAAAAAACCATGGTTGTGGTTCCCTGCGTCTCCTAAGTGGACAGTTGTACCCCTCGCTGGGGGGCCTGTCTGTCTGGCTTATAAAAAGATACAGCGACTTCTACCAGTTGAGCTCCACCcgtctggtccccccccccccaccaaccaccaaccatcCATTGGGAACTAGTCAGGGAGCATGGTACCCACGTCGACCAAACACCAGCCAACCAACCCCGCCGCCGTAGACCAGTTTGACCCATTACCGCCAGTTCCCGCACCTCGTCTCGTTCCACAAAGTATCAAATAAAGAGTACCCCCATGATTGACGCCATTCTTGCTACGACTCTAAGATTTGACTCTACGGCTCTCAAGCTTAAGGAAGGAGTCTTACGTCGCCGTAAGCAAGGACTCTATATATAGAGCTCTGTTTTGTCATGTGTTTGGTGTGTCATGTTTTTCTGACAAGGATTTATATGCTGCATTTCGGATCGAGGAATTAAAGAATGTGGCAGTGAGGAAATtatgagaaagcactaagccagtgcGACTCCATAGcgtttggaagggatatgaggacgaggagctgggatatgtggacaaggtgctgggatatgaggataaggtgctgggatatgaggaccaggagctggaatatgaggatcaggagctgggatatgaggacgaggagctgggatatgtggacaaggagctggaatatgaggacatggagctggggtaAGACGAAGGGTAGgagtggtgcccaatcacttggaccatcggggatcgaacaccctCCTTGCAATAAGCGAGTCCGTCGCTGCACTGATCAGTCCAACTGGTCGGAACTAGAAGGAAGGAAATGCATTTAAGATTAGCATAAATAGGCAAGGGAATCTTATCAGTTCTTAATGCTTTCATCTGACGTTCCGTCGCAAAACTCCATCTCCAAGAAACTGCTGAGAAAATGGCCTCCAGTTCCCCGAAGTCGACGGAAAGGAACCCGAACAGCGCAAGAAAAATAAGAGGAAAAAGCCATCCAAGAAACAGTCGGTGTTAACAAGTTTATGACGGTAAGTCACTTGTTCGATGCTCTGCTGTCTCCTGATGCCATTCAGAGTTTTGTATAGTCTTTACCTGATTCCCCGAGCGGACCCGACTTTGTCATTCTGACGGACGCTGACTTGGTCAGTCGTATACGTAACCGGCTTGGCCAGTCAGATGGACCCAACTTGATCACTCATGCAGACTGTACTTGACCAGTCCGACCGGGCTGACTTTAGTCCAACGAACCTGACTAATTGAGTCCGACGGAGCGACCTGACCTACCGAGCGACTCACAGCGGTGTCCGGTTGCTGCAAGTGTCGCGTTGTTTACTTAAAAGGCTGCGAGGGCCTTAGAAATTGGTCGCAATCCCATTAGCGGGACTCTGGCATCACCATTAGACACCCACTTGATGATAtatacaccccccccaccccttacccccccctccccttcccctccccttccccacaaCAGCCACGGTCCAGAATGTCGACCAATCAGGATTCCTTACAAGGCTGATTGGGTAAACTGACACTTAGGCAGCTAGTTCTAAGACGAACTGAACGTTAACTTTATCCGATAGCGGTGGTACGGGTCCacgaggagggggagaaggggggggagggggggaaggcaaTTAGAATACCAGCTCTGTTCGATAACTACCCAACCACGGAGCATATCCTTTAACCGTGCCAGCC
This sequence is a window from Procambarus clarkii isolate CNS0578487 chromosome 80, FALCON_Pclarkii_2.0, whole genome shotgun sequence. Protein-coding genes within it:
- the LOC123746322 gene encoding protein Wnt-11b isoform X2, which codes for MKKKILVILAVNVITAWSINWLSLHRGGYERWGHSRSCKNARRVYGFTRGQTHTCRGQVEVMPHVTHAASTTVTTCQRVFHSRRWNCSSVLNAPNLSPDLTMGTREQAVVHALSSAAVTWAVSRACSQGTLVLCGCGRVPQEPPNGYFKWGGCGDNVRFGASFARDFIDARNTKNNRLKLQGRHRRAAAKQQQEEEQQQQQVQQQEPPDEGWTNSVRHSREVQPYAQYLPTQTNLQTSNTGRRGSGRDRPAKGSSSANDLARAARLRSRKKNRRKKGKKRQPNPAITLMNHHNNRVGRRVVKASLSTQCKCHGVSGSCSVKTCWKALPNFIEAAERLYRGYLSGVEVREVSAGPRLRLLPASTAVARFSRDDLIYVTKSPDYCHPEPRVGSLGTGGRRCNATSVGVDGCGVMCCGRGYTSHAHRTHQRCHCKYHWCCYVTCQTCAVWYDVHTCN
- the LOC123746322 gene encoding protein Wnt-11b isoform X1, which produces MKKKILVILAVNVITAWSINWLSLHRGGYERWGHSRSCKNARRVYGFTRGQTHTCRGQVEVMPHVTHAASTTVTTCQRVFHSRRWNCSSVLNAPNLSPDLTMGTREQAVVHALSSAAVTWAVSRACSQGTLVLCGCGRVPQEPPNGYFKWGGCGDNVRFGASFARDFIDARNTKNNRLKLQGRHRRAAAKQQQEEEQQQQQVQQQEPPDEGWTNSVRHSREVQPYAQYLPTQTNLQTSNTGRRGSGRDRPAKGSSSANDLARAARLRSRKKNRRKKGKKRQPNPAITLMNHHNNRVGRRVVKASLSTQCKCHGVSGSCSVKTCWKALPNFIEAAERLYRGYLSGVEVREVSAGPRLRLLPASTAVARFSRDDLIYVTKSPDYCHPEPRVGSLGTGGSEFDCGRRRCNATSVGVDGCGVMCCGRGYTSHAHRTHQRCHCKYHWCCYVTCQTCAVWYDVHTCN